The genomic segment TCTACCAAAACTTTTTCCCCCAGCACCAGCCACTTATTTCCAGCGGCCTGTTACCGGAGTTGGCAGAATTCTTTCAGGCATCAAAAAAATCCAAACTGGAAATTGGTTCTTCCGCCTGCATTCCGCTGAAAGCCGGCAGCCGCCTGATGGGCATTCTCATGCTCGCCAGCAATGATGAAAAAAAGTTTAAACCCTCCCTGGCCACGGATTTTGTCGAGCGGCTCAGCAGCCGGCTGGCGATAGCCATTGAAAACCTGACTATCCGCAACCAGCTGGAAAAGGTTTCCCGTACCGATCAGCTGACCGGCCTTTATAACCGCCGCTCTCTGGCTGAACTCATGCCACTGGAATTTGAACGGGCAAAACGATACGATCACCCTCTGTCAATTTTAATGATCGATCTTGATGATTTCAAGCAGATCAATGATCAGTACGGCCATGGCACCGGAGATCTGATCCTGAGCAGTTTAGGAAAAATACTGATTGATAATACCAGAAGGAATGACGCGGTGGTTCGCTATGGCGGGGATGAATTCCTGGTTATCATGCCCCATACTGATGGGGAACAGGCCCGGGTGGTTGCTGATAAAATCCTGGAAAAAAC from the Pseudomonadota bacterium genome contains:
- a CDS encoding sensor domain-containing diguanylate cyclase codes for the protein MSSKTSDTHPINQVIDAKKPIFDKIFAENQELREKLSQIMEISRENEDLQHHYDKLEETIFAADNLSQLITSLQHELIERFHIPLVTVALLDSILERIEETPLPATETTTRMRPLTSISKGIYQNFFPQHQPLISSGLLPELAEFFQASKKSKLEIGSSACIPLKAGSRLMGILMLASNDEKKFKPSLATDFVERLSSRLAIAIENLTIRNQLEKVSRTDQLTGLYNRRSLAELMPLEFERAKRYDHPLSILMIDLDDFKQINDQYGHGTGDLILSSLGKILIDNTRRNDAVVRYGGDEFLVIMPHTDGEQARVVADKILEKTRGRSISLSETTKISCAISLGLATFPAAGIETSEALLNQADQNLYTAKKEGKGKIKG